One genomic segment of Brassica napus cultivar Da-Ae chromosome A3, Da-Ae, whole genome shotgun sequence includes these proteins:
- the LOC125606912 gene encoding putative nuclease HARBI1 isoform X1 yields the protein MFRRRFRMNKPLFLRIVERISNEVPYFQQRRNAHGRNGLSALQKCTAAIRMLAYGQSGDTYDEYLRLGDSTSRLCLANFTDAIIELFGNEYLRKPTAEDLQRLLDVGEVRGFPGMIGSIDCMHWEWKNCPTAWKGQFTRGSGKPTIVLEAVASQDLWIWHAFFGLPGTLNDINVLDRSPVFDDILHGRAPKVKFKVNNHTYRMAYYLTDGIYPNWSTFIQSIPLPQGPKAEKFAEKQESARKDVERAFGVLQSRFAIVKNPALQWDKEKIGKIMRTCVILHNMIVENERHGYAQIDTSEFESGESSRTSRVTRRESIHVGDMLGMRREVRDPEKHARLKADLMENIWQKFGDEDE from the coding sequence ATGTTTAGGAggcgttttcgaatgaacaagccattgttccttcgcattgtcgaACGTATAAGTAATGAAGTTCCATACTTTCAGCAAAGACGAAATGCTCACGGGAGGAACGGGCTAtctgcacttcaaaagtgtacggcagctatacgtatgctggcatatggtcaatcgggagatacatatgacgaatatctccgactcgGTGACAGTACATCACGTTTGTGTTTGGCAAATTTCACGGATGCAATAATagaattgtttggaaatgaGTATCTACGAAAACCTACAGCCGAGGATCTTCAACGCTTACTCGATGTTGGAGAGGTACGGGGGTTTCCGGGGATGATAGGCAGCATCGACTgcatgcattgggagtggaaaaactgcccaacggcttggaaaggtcagttcacacgtggttcaggaaagccgacaattgtcttagaagccgtggcatcacaagatctttggatatggcacgcatttttcggcttaccaggtaccctcaacgatatcaatgttcttgatcggtcccctgtttttgatgacatcttaCATGGTCGAGCACCAAAAGttaagttcaaggtcaacaaccacacttatcgtatggcctactatcttactgacggaatttatccaaactggtcaacatttatccaatccatcccacttcctcaaggtcctaaagccgAGAAATTTGCAGAAAAGCAAGAATCCgccagaaaagatgtcgaacgggcttttggagtattgcaatcgAGGTTTGCAATTGTTAAAAACCCAGCTCTCCAATGGGACAAGGAGAAGATAGGAAAGATCATGAGAacttgtgtcatattgcacaatatgatagtagagaacGAACGACACGGATACGCTCAAATTGATACTTCTGAGTTCGAGTCCGGAGAATCAAGCAGAACTTCGAGGGTGACAAGGAGAGAAAGCATTCATGTCGGTGATATGTTAGGCATGCGCAGAGAAGTTCGAGATCCAGAGAAGCATGCtcgtttgaaagctgatttgaTGGAAAATATATGGCAAAAGTTCGGTGATGAAGATGAATAA
- the LOC125606912 gene encoding glutathione S-transferase T3-like isoform X2 → MEPFSLHGPGFVNLLASQSSSPIDVDSAEAAVNSPGLVKPPERRKWTTKEDLVLISAWLNTSKDPIVSNEQKLGTFWKRIEAYFNSSPQLIGSLPREWGQCKQRWGRVNAEVCRFVGSHETALKEQSSGQSENDVMKTAHDIYFNDYHLKFALEHCWRELRFDQKWRSHSQPKEKRKEGGAEAVREEEEVRPPGVKASKAAKCKKPNEAAYDHIHTILAEKNTISRQKILDRLLAKNIDTLSDNEVALKNKLISEML, encoded by the coding sequence ATGGAACCTTTTTCCCTTCACGGTCCCGGGTTTGTTAACCTATTAGCTTCGCAGAGCAGTAGTCCAATAGACGTTGACTCTGCTGAGGCTGCAGTTAACTCACCCGGGTTAGTTAAACCACCGGAAAGGAGAAAGTGGACAACCAAAGAAGACCTTGTACTGATCAGTGCTTGGTTAAACACCAGCAAAGATCCGATAGTTAGTAATGAACAGAAGTTAGGGACTTTTTGGAAGAGAATTGAGGCGTATTTCAATTCTAGTCCTCAGCTCATTGGCTCCCTTCCTCGAGAGTGGGGTcaatgtaagcagaggtggggaaggGTGAATGCAGAGGTCTGCAGGTTTGTGGGTTCCCATGAAACGGCTCTGAAGGAGCAATCGAGTGGGCAAAGTGAAAATGATGTCATGAAGACTGCGCATGACATCTATTTCAATGACTACCATCTCAAGTTTGCGCTTGAACATTGCTGGAGGGAACTCCGGTTTGATCAGAAGTGGAGGTCACACTCTCAGCCGaaggagaaaaggaaggaaGGTGGTGCGGAGGCGGTGCGTGAGGAGGAAGAGGTTAGGCCTCCTGGTGTTAAGGCTAGCAAAGCTGCTAAATGCAAGAAGCCAAATGAAGCAGCTTATGATCATATACATACCATCCTAGCTGAGAAAAATACCATTTCCAGACAAAAGATCCTTGATCGTTTGCTAGCCAAAAACATAGACACACTTTCTGATAATGAAGTGGCTCTCAAGAATAAACTCATCTCTGAAATGCTTTGA
- the LOC125606912 gene encoding uncharacterized protein LOC125606912 isoform X3: MDPEEDRSHSKKQHEHINMLSFVADSEYGIPKRCPCGGRLINEVRGEEDYDTLPGKRFFTCRNYEADGLHYRQPWVIGVQEELERLTKRVEEAEEVMLGVSTLSKRFERLEEQVNSLNEAVYDLTVQVHSLEKVCFD; the protein is encoded by the exons ATGGATCCGGAAGAAGATAGAAGTCATTCAAAGAAGCAACATGAACACATCAACATGTTAAGTTTCGTGGCGGATTCTGAGTACGGTATTCCTAAAAGGTGTCCGTGTGGTGGGAGACTCATAAACGAGGTGCGCGGGGAGGAGGACTACGACACTCTTCCTGGGAAGCGGTTCTTCACCTGCAGAAACTACGAG GCTGATGGGCTCCATTATCGTCAGCCTTGGGTGATAGGTGTGCAGGAGGAGCTCGAGAGGCTAACTAAACGGGTGGAAGAGGCTGAGGAGGTGATGCTGGGGGTGTCCACTCTTAGTAAACGGTTTGAGAGACTTGAG GAACAGGTTAATTCACTCAATGAGGCTGTCTATGACCTCACTGTGCAGGTCCATTCCCTCGAGAAGGTCTGCTTCGATTGA
- the LOC106436444 gene encoding agamous-like MADS-box protein AGL11, giving the protein MGRGKIEIKRIENSTNRQVTFCKRRNGLLKKAYELAVLCDAEVALIVFSTRGRLYEYGNNNIRATIERYKKASSDNANTHSVQEINAAYYQQESAKLRQQIQTIQNSNRNLMGDSLSALNVKELKQVENRLEKAISRIRSKKHELLLAEIENLHKREIKLDNESIYLRTKIAEVERFQQHHHQMVSGTEMTAIEALASRNYFAHNIMTIGSGSGAGHGCSYFDPDKKTHLG; this is encoded by the exons ATGGGAAGAGGAAAAATAGAGATCAAGAGGATCGAGAACTCCACAAATCGACAAGTAACATTCTGCAAAAGAAGAAATGGACTTCTGAAGAAAGCTTATGAGCTTGCAGTCCTCTGCGATGCAGAGGTTGCCCTCATAGTCTTCTCAACTCGTGGCCGTCTCTATGAGTACGGGAATAACAA CATAAGAGCCACCATTGAGAGGTACAAGAAAGCTTCGTCTGATAACGCCAACACTCACTCTGTCCAAGAAATCAATGCCGCG TACTATCAACAAGAATCTGCTAAGCTGAGACAACAGATCCAAACGATTCAAAATTCCAACAG GAATCTGATGGGAGACTCTTTGAGTGCCTTAAATGTCAAGGAACTAAAACAGGTTGAGAATCGCCTTGAGAAAGCCATCTCCAGGATCAGGTCCAAGAAG CATGAGTTGCTTCTAGCTGAAATTGAGAACCTGCATAAAAGG GAGATTAAGCTCGATAATGAGAGTATCTATCTCCGAACCaag ATAGCAGAAGTGGAGAGGTTTCAACAACACCATCATCAAATGGTTAGTGGTACGGAGATGACTGCGATCGAGGCCTTAGCCTCTCGCAATTACTTTGCTCATAACATTATGACTATTGGTTCTGGATCTGGAGCTGGCCATGGATGTTCTTACTTTGATCCCGACAAGAAAACTCATCTTGGATAA